The segment atgttgctactactactgcggttactgctactactacaattgttactactgctactactgttactgctgctactactactactactactactactactactactactactactattactactactactactttgactgctgctactactactactactgttactgctgctactactactactaatactactactacttttactgttgctactacttctactactactgttaattatgttactactactgttaattatgctactactactactactgtaactgctgctactactgctactgttactgttactactacaactgttactactgctacgactactgttactgttactactacaactgttactaaggctactactactactgttactgctgctactactactactactgttactgctgctactactacgactactactgttactgctgctactactgctactactacaactgttactactgctactactactactactgttactgctgctactactgctactactacaactgttactactgctactactactacaactgttactgctgctactactgctactgttattactagaactgttactactgctactactactactgctactgttactgttactactacaactgttactactgctacgactactgttactgttactactacaactgttactaaggctactactactactgttactgctgctactactactactactgttactgctgctactactacgactactactgttactgctgctactactgctactactacaactgttactactgctactactactactactgttactgctgctactactgctactgttattactagaactgttactactgctactactactactgttactgttactactacaactGTTACAACTGcgactactactgttactgccactactactactactactactatgacttttactgctgctactactacttctactgttcctgctgctactacttctacttttACTGATACACTAcaactgttactactgctacgactactactgttaccgctgctaccactactcctacttttactgctactactactgctaatgttACTACCAcaactgttactactgctactactactgttactgttactactacaactgttactactgctactactactgttactactgctactactactactactgttactgctactactactgctacaactcatactactgttactgctgctactactactactcttactactgctactactactactgttactactacaactgttactactgctattacAGTTACTGTTAATACTAcaactgttactactgctactactactactactactactactactactactactactactgggtactggacttcctgacgggccgcccccaggtggtgagggtaggtaacaacatctcctccccgctgatcctcaacactggggccccacaagggtgcgttctgagccctctcctgtactccctgttcacccacgactgcgtggccacgcacgcctccaactcaggcttgattaccaacaacgacgagacggcctacagggaggaggtgagggccctcggagtgtggtgtcaggaaaataacctcacactcaacgtcaacaaaactaaggagatgattgtggacttcaggaaacagcagagggaacacccccctatccacatcgatggaaaagtagtggagagagtagcaagttttaagttcctcggcatacacatcacagacaaactgaattggtccactcacacagacagcatcgtgaagaaggcgcagcagcgcctcttcaacctcaggaggctgaagaaattcggcttgtcaccaaaagcactcacaaacttctacagatgcacaatcgagagcatcctggcgggctgtatcaccgcctggtacggcaactgctccgccctcaaccgtaaggctctccagagggtagtgaggtctgcacaacgcatcaccgggggcaaactacctgccctccaggacacctacaccacccgatgttacaggaaggccataaagatcatcaaggacatcaaccccccgagccactgcctgttcaccccgctatcatccagaaggcgaggtcagtacaggtgcatcaaagctgggaccaagagactgaaaaacagcttctatctcaaggccatcagactgttaaacagccaccactaacattgagtggctgctgccaacacactgacactgactcaactccagccactttaa is part of the Oncorhynchus masou masou isolate Uvic2021 chromosome 33, UVic_Omas_1.1, whole genome shotgun sequence genome and harbors:
- the LOC135527841 gene encoding uncharacterized protein DDB_G0271670-like, which translates into the protein SGSNSSSRSCNSCSSNSNSSSSSSSNSSSNNSSSSSSSNSSSSSSSSNSCSSSSSSSSNSSSRSSSSSNSSSSSSSSNSSSSSLSNSCSSNSNSSRSSSNSCSSNSNSSSSSSSSSNSSSNNSSSSSSSNSCSSSSSSNSCSSSSSSSSNSSSSSSSSNSCSSSSSSSSNSSSRSSSSSNSSSSSSSSSSSSSSNSSSSSSSSQSSSSSNSSSSSSSSSSSSSSSS